The following proteins are co-located in the Microbacterium profundi genome:
- a CDS encoding phosphatase PAP2 family protein, translating into MQRDREDPKQTGPDAEVEVERHLGTKDLTRWPSRAGRVGALMVHRLSELLGPHAALVLILAVGAVVAALATLAAAWVYDAVTESDGVAGLDRPVLAAFVTVRSPWLDTAVTWYTNIGGVIVMPIIAVLAIVVLTLRRRNWAPVLIIGAAGVGSLLMTVVGKGLVARVRPGFNDAVPPFEHSPSFPSGHTLNATAIAGAIAYMLLLRQSSRVVQVATIAVAVVFAVSIGISRIYLGHHWFTDVLVAWMLGVGWLAVVITAHRLYLTARHRQQTALAT; encoded by the coding sequence ATGCAGCGGGATCGCGAGGACCCGAAGCAGACGGGTCCCGACGCGGAAGTCGAGGTCGAGCGCCACCTGGGCACGAAGGATCTGACCCGTTGGCCGTCGCGCGCCGGCCGGGTCGGCGCTTTGATGGTCCACCGCCTGAGCGAGCTGCTCGGGCCTCACGCGGCTCTCGTCCTCATCCTGGCGGTCGGCGCGGTGGTCGCAGCGCTCGCGACGCTCGCGGCGGCCTGGGTCTACGACGCGGTGACAGAATCCGACGGCGTCGCAGGCTTGGACCGTCCGGTGCTCGCGGCGTTCGTGACGGTTAGGTCGCCGTGGCTCGATACGGCGGTGACGTGGTACACGAACATCGGCGGCGTGATCGTGATGCCGATCATCGCCGTGCTCGCCATCGTCGTGCTGACGCTGCGTCGCCGCAACTGGGCGCCGGTTCTGATCATCGGGGCCGCGGGCGTGGGATCGCTGCTGATGACGGTCGTCGGCAAGGGACTCGTCGCGCGGGTGCGGCCGGGGTTCAACGACGCCGTGCCACCGTTCGAGCATTCGCCCTCGTTCCCAAGTGGGCACACGCTCAACGCCACAGCGATTGCGGGCGCGATCGCCTACATGCTGCTCCTGCGGCAGTCGAGCCGTGTCGTCCAGGTCGCGACCATCGCCGTGGCCGTGGTGTTCGCCGTCAGCATCGGCATCAGCCGCATCTACCTCGGCCACCACTGGTTCACCGACGTGCTCGTCGCATGGATGTTGGGAGTGGGCTGGCTCGCGGTCGTCATCACCGCGCACCGGCTCTATCTCACCGCGCGGCATCGACAGCAGACAGCCCTTGCGACGTAG
- a CDS encoding PepSY domain-containing protein yields MKNLKKKAAVTGIIATTLAFGGAGLAMAANPDSTQPSSSATDEQEPSYTGTVQAPQDATSPDGTDTELSEADEAASLQSLATVTPEEATAAALAAVPGTAGDATLEDENGYVVYEVQVTAADGSVIEVKVDAGDASVLAQEADEPECTDEATENGTEQQDETGENGAEDPNT; encoded by the coding sequence ATGAAGAACCTCAAGAAGAAGGCAGCCGTGACCGGCATCATCGCCACGACGCTCGCCTTCGGTGGAGCCGGCCTCGCCATGGCGGCGAACCCCGACAGCACGCAGCCGTCGTCCTCGGCGACCGACGAGCAGGAACCGTCGTACACGGGCACCGTGCAGGCGCCGCAGGACGCGACCTCCCCCGACGGCACCGACACGGAGCTGTCCGAGGCCGACGAGGCCGCGAGCCTGCAGAGCCTCGCCACGGTCACGCCCGAGGAGGCGACGGCAGCAGCGCTCGCAGCGGTGCCCGGCACCGCCGGCGACGCGACGCTCGAGGACGAGAACGGCTACGTCGTCTACGAGGTCCAGGTGACCGCGGCCGACGGCTCCGTGATCGAGGTCAAGGTCGACGCCGGCGACGCGAGCGTGCTCGCGCAGGAGGCTGACGAGCCCGAGTGCACCGACGAGGCCACCGAGAACGGCACCGAGCAGCAGGACGAGACGGGCGAGAACGGCGCCGAAGACCCCAACACCTGA
- a CDS encoding VTT domain-containing protein — protein MPDVFLAGLLDPVSLLTGAGPWVLLALAAIIFVETGLLFPFLPGDSLLFAAGLLSPQLGLPIPLVLVVAAAAAIAGDQIGYLLGRRYGRRLFSPDARILKSSYLEQADAFFLKHGARALVLARFVPIARTFVPPVVGMSRLPYRTFVLWNVLGAVAWVAIAVLAGRWLGGVPRVAHNVDAIALAVVAISVVPLVIEVVRARRAARLRDAD, from the coding sequence GTGCCCGACGTCTTCCTCGCAGGCCTGCTCGACCCGGTCTCGCTCCTCACCGGAGCAGGGCCGTGGGTGCTGCTCGCCCTCGCCGCCATCATCTTCGTCGAGACGGGACTGCTGTTCCCCTTCCTGCCGGGCGACAGCCTGCTGTTCGCCGCCGGACTGCTGAGCCCGCAGCTCGGCCTTCCCATCCCGCTCGTGCTGGTCGTCGCGGCGGCCGCAGCCATTGCCGGCGATCAGATCGGCTACCTGCTGGGTCGGCGCTACGGTCGGCGGCTGTTCTCGCCTGACGCGAGGATCCTCAAGTCCTCATATCTCGAGCAGGCGGACGCGTTCTTCCTCAAGCACGGCGCGAGAGCGCTCGTGCTGGCTCGCTTCGTGCCGATCGCGCGCACCTTCGTTCCACCGGTCGTGGGAATGTCCCGCCTGCCGTACCGCACCTTCGTCCTCTGGAACGTGCTCGGGGCGGTCGCGTGGGTCGCGATCGCCGTGCTCGCCGGGCGGTGGCTCGGCGGCGTGCCGCGGGTCGCGCACAACGTCGACGCCATCGCCCTTGCGGTCGTCGCGATCTCTGTCGTCCCGCTGGTGATCGAGGTGGTGCGCGCTCGCCGAGCGGCACGCCTGCGCGACGCGGACTGA